A region of Candidatus Bathyarchaeota archaeon DNA encodes the following proteins:
- a CDS encoding isoprenylcysteine carboxylmethyltransferase family protein — protein sequence MVVILSIALFSLFIVAFLKPFKRRNWASLGITEAFFVSLFTEMFGIPLTIYFLSGFFGIPLTPDPLHGHLFAATLALLGLWTLETGVFVVMVVSILILILSVYLVVAGWRIVYHGKGNLVTKGVYSHVRHPQYLGIILGSVAFLIQWPTIPTLIMFPILTIVYYRLAEKEEIEMIKRFGAKYSRYQGKVPMFLPRF from the coding sequence TTGGTAGTTATCCTATCTATAGCATTATTTAGTCTATTCATAGTTGCTTTCCTAAAACCCTTCAAGAGACGGAATTGGGCCTCTCTAGGAATAACCGAAGCGTTTTTTGTATCCTTGTTCACAGAGATGTTTGGAATACCACTGACTATATATTTCCTGAGTGGTTTCTTTGGAATACCTTTGACACCTGATCCCTTACATGGGCACTTATTTGCTGCTACATTGGCACTTTTAGGATTATGGACGCTTGAGACAGGAGTCTTTGTGGTGATGGTTGTGAGTATCTTGATATTGATCTTATCCGTTTACTTGGTTGTTGCCGGATGGAGGATAGTGTACCACGGAAAAGGAAATCTAGTTACAAAAGGTGTATATAGCCATGTTCGTCATCCACAATATCTTGGTATAATTTTAGGTTCGGTTGCATTTCTCATCCAATGGCCCACAATTCCAACACTGATAATGTTTCCAATATTGACTATAGTGTACTATCGTTTAGCAGAGAAAGAGGAGATAGAGATGATAAAGAGATTTGGTGCAAAATATTCTCGATATCAAGGAAAAGTACCAATGTTCCTACCACGTTTCTAG
- a CDS encoding TMEM165/GDT1 family protein — MAIDLLIPLIGVGLAEIGDKTQLSVFLLSSRTKKHLNLLIGILLAFFIVDGIAVVLGSYVTSFIPIFYVKVFSGIIFVIFGIFMLRSAVISRDIKLNNKSRLYSKSSFFSGFVLIFLTEWGDKTQIASAAFATRYNAMMVLLGVMMALTLLSIVTIYLGKILSNKIDKRLIAKIAGIVFMVMGISFLFF, encoded by the coding sequence ATGGCGATCGATTTATTGATCCCTTTAATTGGAGTGGGATTAGCGGAGATAGGTGACAAAACTCAATTATCCGTTTTCCTTTTATCCTCAAGAACAAAGAAGCATTTGAACTTATTGATAGGAATTTTACTTGCTTTTTTCATAGTAGATGGAATCGCCGTTGTATTAGGGTCATACGTAACGAGCTTCATTCCAATTTTCTATGTAAAAGTTTTTTCGGGAATTATTTTTGTGATATTTGGAATATTTATGCTAAGAAGCGCTGTCATATCCAGAGATATCAAATTAAATAATAAAAGTAGATTATATTCTAAGAGTTCATTCTTTTCTGGATTTGTTTTGATTTTTTTAACAGAATGGGGTGATAAAACACAAATAGCCTCAGCAGCATTCGCAACCCGATACAACGCTATGATGGTTCTTTTAGGTGTTATGATGGCCTTAACTTTGTTGTCAATTGTAACAATCTATTTGGGAAAGATCTTATCAAATAAAATAGATAAGAGATTAATAGCAAAAATTGCCGGAATTGTTTTTATGGTAATGGGCATATCATTCTTATTCTTCTAA